In Populus alba chromosome 9, ASM523922v2, whole genome shotgun sequence, a genomic segment contains:
- the LOC118048627 gene encoding protein FLOURY 1-like yields the protein MMDCVSYLKVLTQNGGFKGGFFVFRYFSTVFNFLWLFFMFCLGLRFLQFTWHGKSLVQFLCGFRGESSDPKNGFCSKLDFDKLCDTKIPSCLENSKAKNEDSSMTRKEVVNDGVLDDDDCEREYSVEDEEYDVTALRRLVKIERLRADMAHAELEKERMASASAADEAMAMIFRLQNEKSSTEIEAKQYRQLAEQKQEFLQEVIESLQWDMINLEHERSEMEENLRLYREKLRQYVKSDEVDQFEASGARMSYLRSAMEDGIEDVPNLSLDNMDSSVL from the coding sequence ATGATGGATTGCGTATCATACTTGAAGGTTCTGACTCAAAACGGTGGATTCAAAGGTGGGTTTTTTGTGTTTAGGTATTTCTCGAcggttttcaattttttgtggctgttttttatgttttgtctaGGGTTGAGGTTTTTGCAATTTACCTGGCATGGTAAGTCTCTGGTTCAGTTTCTATGTGGTTTTAGGGGGGAATCGAGTGATCCTAAAAATGGGTTTTGTTCAAAATTGGATTTTGATAAACTGTGTGATACAAAGATTCCGTCTTGCTTGGAGAATTCAAAAGCAAAAAATGAGGACAGTTCAATGACGAGAAAAGAAGTTGTGAACGATGGTGTTCTTGACGATGATGATTGTGAAAGAGAATATAGTGTTGAAGATGAGGAATATGATGTGACGGCACTGAGGAGATTGGTCAAGATTGAGAGGCTGAGAGCAGATATGGCTCATGCAGAACTTGAAAAGGAGAGAATGGCTTCTGCATCAGCGGCTGATGAGGCTATGGCAATGATTTTTAGGCTTCAGAATGAAAAGAGTTCAACGGAGATCGAAGCCAAACAGTATCGCCAATTGGCAGAACAGAAACAAGAATTTCTTCAAGAAGTGATTGAATCATTGCAATGGGACATGATCAATCTCGAGCATGAAAGGAGTGAAATGGAGGAGAATTTGAGACTGTACAGAGAAAAGCTGAGGCAGTATGTGAAGAGTGATGAAGTGGATCAATTTGAAGCGTCTGGTGCAAGGATGAGCTACCTTCGTTCCGCCATGGAAGATGGTATTGAAGATGTACCGAATCTATCTCTCGACAACATGGACTCTTCAGTTCTCTGA
- the LOC118048626 gene encoding putative F-box protein At3g25750, whose product MGLKENKESKIKQVPLSNKEANSQNLWPDLPQQLLHLIARESTSFRNICYKGVTKSWRAESYRCSSRNPTPPWLQVFFHDNKGADKQPHIFNIAFKQLGFWYWKRCWDFDRYPKLHFLGSSHGILVAKGHDVWDPVGGSRWRLPPWDSRDPFICAFLSASPWQYTLKMECFVLVLTGISHPAFVFYQICGGWKKHAWIKADCTIVDPNCSNPSERRHFMRFTNAIGFKGKFYALSLQGTLAVIENIDSHLRITALGKKRAIPSDSSLHFRELMVESGEEVLLVFLISKASSTIVDSVEVYQLDVDDLTWIKMESLGDRTLFLGSNCCMSVSASKVGCKRDCVYYTHRSGDYGWWVYDLDKATISPAS is encoded by the coding sequence ATGGGACTCAAGGAAAACAAGGAGAGCAAGATCAAACAAGTTCCATTGTCCAACAAAGAAGCCAATAGCCAGAATTTATGGCCAGATCTTCCACAGCAACTTCTCCACTTAATAGCACGTGAGTCGACTTCATTCCGCAACATTTGTTACAAGGGCGTGACGAAGTCATGGAGAGCAGAATCTTACAGGTGCAGTTCACGAAATCCTACTCCACCATGGCTTCAGGTTTTTTTTCATGACAACAAAGGTGCTGATAAGCAACCTCACATCTTCAACATTGCATTTAAGCAGTTGGGATTTTGGTACTGGAAAAGGTGCTGGGATTTTGATCGATATCCTAAGTTACATTTTCTGGGATCTTCCCATGGTATATTAGTGGCTAAAGGTCATGATGTGTGGGATCCAGTTGGCGGTTCACGGTGGCGTCTCCCACCATGGGATTCCAGGGATCCATTTATATGTGCGTTTTTGTCTGCATCACCATGGCAATATACTCTGAAGATGGAATGTTTTGTTCTAGTTTTGACAGGAATCAGCCATCCAGCTTTTGTTTTCTACCAAATCTGTGGGGGCTGGAAAAAGCATGCATGGATAAAAGCAGACTGCACTATTGTAGATCCCAATTGTTCGAACCCGTCCGAACGACGTCATTTTATGCGATTTACGAATGCCATTGGGTTCAAGGGAAAGTTCTACGCTTTGAGTTTACAAGGAACTCTTGCAGTTATAGAAAATATTGATTCTCATTTGAGGATTACAGCTTTGGGTAAGAAAAGAGCCATCCCTTCTGACTCATCATTGCATTTTCGAGAATTAATGGTCGAATCCGGTGAAGAAGTCCTGCTAGTTTTTCTCATCTCTAAAGCATCTTCCACCATTGTGGATTCGGTAGAAGTTTACCAGCTTGATGTTGACGACCTCACGTGGATTAAAATGGAGAGCCTCGGAGATCGAACATTGTTTTTGGGCTCCAACTGCTGTATGTCTGTGTCCGCAAGCAAAGTCGGATGCAAGAGAGATTGTGTCTATTATACTCATCGCTCTGGTGATTATGGTTGGTGGGTTTATGACTTGGACAAGGCGACCATCTCTCCGGCCAGTTAG